Within Streptomyces sp. SS1-1, the genomic segment TGTTACGACTTCGTCCCAATCGCCAGTCCCACCTTCGACAGCTCCCTCCCACAAGGGGTTGGGCCACCGGCTTCGGGTGTTACCGACTTTCGTGACGTGACGGGCGGTGTGTACAAGGCCCGGGAACGTATTCACCGCAGCAATGCTGATCTGCGATTACTAGCGACTCCGACTTCATGGGGTCGAGTTGCAGACCCCAATCCGAACTGAGACCGGCTTTTTGAGATTCGCTCCACCTCGCGGTATCGCAGCTCATTGTACCGGCCATTGTAGCACGTGTGCAGCCCAAGACATAAGGGGCATGATGACTTGACGTCGTCCCCACCTTCCTCCGAGTTGACCCCGGCGGTCTCCCGTGAGTCCCCAGCACCACAAGGGCCTGCTGGCAACACGGGACAAGGGTTGCGCTCGTTGCGGGACTTAACCCAACATCTCACGACACGAGCTGACGACAGCCATGCACCACCTGTACACCGACCACAAGGGGGCGCCCATCTCTGGACGTTTCCGGTGTATGTCAAGCCTTGGTAAGGTTCTTCGCGTTACGTCGAATTAAGCCACATGCTCCGCCGCTTGTGCGGGCCCCCGTCAATTCCTTTGAGTTTTAGCCTTGCGGCCGTACTCCCCAGGCGGGGCACTTAATGCGTTAGCTGCGGCACGGACAACGTGGAATGTTGCCCACACCTAGTGCCCACCGTTTACGGCGTGGACTACCAGGGTATCTAATCCTGTTCGCTCCCCACGCTTTCGCTCCTCAGCGTCAGTATCGGCCCAGAGATCCGCCTTCGCCACCGGTGTTCCTCCTGATATCTGCGCATTTCACCGCTACACCAGGAATTCCGATCTCCCCTACCGAACTCTAGCCTGCCCGTATCGACTGCAGACCCGGGGTTAAGCCCCGGGCTTTCACAACCGACGTGACAAGCCGCCTACGAGCTCTTTACGCCCAATAATTCCGGACAACGCTTGCGCCCTACGTATTACCGCGGCTGCTGGCACGTAGTTAGCCGGCGCTTCTTCTGCAGGTACCGTCACTCTCGCTTCTTCCCTGCTGAAAGAGGTTTACAACCCGAAGGCCGTCATCCCTCACGCGGCGTCGCTGCATCAGGCTTTCGCCCATTGTGCAATATTCCCCACTGCTGCCTCCCGTAGGAGTCTGGGCCGTGTCTCAGTCCCAGTGTGGCCGGTCGCCCTCTCAGGCCGGCTACCCGTCGTCGCCTTGGTGAGCCGTTACCTCACCAACAAGCTGATAGGCCGCGGGCTCATCCTGCACCGCCGGAGCTTTCGAACCACTTGGATGCCCAAGCAGATCAGTATCCGGTATTAGACCCCGTTTCCAGGGCTTGTCCCAGAGTGCAGGGCAGATTGCCCACGTGTTACTCACCCGTTCGCCACTAATCCCCACCGAAGTGGTTCATCGTTCGACTTGCATGTGTTAAGCACGCCGCCAGCGTTCGTCCTGAGCCAGGATCAAACTCTCCGTGAATGTTTACCGGTGATCCGGTGCACACATCACGAGAGCGGAACATCGGAAGGAATGATCCCGATGTTCACAGCGTCCTCGCTGTGTTTACTTCAAAGGAACCTCGGCCCCAGCAGATGCTGGAGACGGGGTATCAACATATCTGGCGTTGACTTTTGGCACGCTGTTGAGTTCTCAAGGAACGGACGCTTCCTTCGTACTCACCCTCTCGGGCTTTCCTCCGGGCGCTTCCCTTCGGTCTTGCGTTTCCGACTCTATCAGATCTTTCCGATCCGATTTCCTCGGTGCTTTCCAGGTTCCCGCTTCCGCGTTTCCCTTTCCGGCGGCTCCGACTTTATCAGAAGTTTTGGGCCGGACTGACCGGCCGTTCTTTTCCGATTCATCGGGAGAGGCTTCTCGGGAATCGATGTTCCACCGAAGCAGATAGATTCTCACCTGCCCGGTTCGGACTGCGTCCGCCTCCAGGCAACTGTTCGAATCTACCTCCCCGCTCGCGCCGTGTCAACGGCTCTTGCGGGGCGAAGAGGAGACTAGCAGCTCATCAGGCCCGTACGCACATCAAGCGGCGGTCGGCACGGCCGCGCTGCGCTCGGCCTGCTCGACGTCACCCGTATCGCCCTCACGCGCGGCACGCCCGCCGACGACATAGACGTAGACGAGGAACGCCAGCTCGGCGAGGACGCCGATGGTGATGCGCGCCCAGGTGGGCAGGCCGGAGGGTGTGACGAAGCCTTCGATGGCGCCGGACACGAAAAGGACCAGCGCGAGGCCTATCGCCATGCCCAGGGCGGCCCGGCCCTCCTCCGCCAAGGCGGAGCGCCTCGTACGCGGACCCGGGTCGATCAGGGTCCAGCCGAGGCGCAGGCCGGTGCCGGCGGCGACGAAGACCGCCGTGAGCTCCAGCAGGCCGTGCGGGAGGATCAGGCCGAGGAAGGTGTCCAGGCGGCCTGCCGACGACATCAGGCCGATGCCCACGCCGAGGTTGAGCATGTTCTGGAAGAGGATCCAGAGCACAGGCAGGCCGAGGAAGACGCCGAGGATCAGGCAGAGCGCGGCCGCCCACGCGTTGTTCGTCCAGACCTGGGCGGCGAACGACGCCGCCGGATGGCTGGAGTAGTACGTCTCGTACTGGCCGCCGGGGCGGGTCAGTTCCCGGAGCTGGCTCGGGGCCGCGATGGTGGCCTGTACTTCGGGGTGGGTGCCGATCCACCACCCCAGGAGGACCGCGACCAGCGTGGACAGGAGCGCGGTCGGCACCCACCAGTGGCGGCAGCGGTAGACCGCGGCGGGGAAGCTGTGCGCGAAGAAGCGGGTCACGTCGCGCCAGGACGCGCGGCGGGTGCCGGTGACGGCGCTGCGCGCGCGGGCCACGAGCTGGCTGAGGCGGCCGGTCAGCTGCGGGTCCGGGGCGCTCGACTGGATCAGGGACAGGTGGGTGGCCGCGCGCTGGTAGAGGACGACGAGTTCGTCGGCCTCGGCGCCCGTGAGCCGGCGTCGGCGGCCCAGCAGGGTGTCGAGGCGGTCCCACTCCGCCCGGTGGGCGGTGACGAAGACGTCGAGGTCCATCTGCTTTCCTGCTCCCCGGCTGTTCGTCGGCGGTTCCTGGTGGACGTCAGCTTGTCGTACTGCGGCGCGACGCGCCCTCAGCTTGGCAGACTGGCCGCTCAAGGGGCAGGTCAGGGAAGGACGGTCGGCGTGAGTGAGCTGGTGACGGGCGAGGCGGTGGCGCTGGAGCTGCGCCCCGCGAAGCTGCCCAGCAGGGCCCTGGCCGTGCTGCTGGATCTGGTGGTGGCCGTGGTCGCGTACATCGTCGTGACCATCGGTGTGGTGGCCGCGACAGCGTCGCTGGATGAGGCGGCGCAGGCCGCGCTGTCGGTCGGGCTGTTCGTGTTGCTGCTGGTCGGCGGGCCGATCGCGGTCGAGACGCTCAGTCATGGGCGTTCGCTGGGGAAGCTGGCCTGCGGGTTGCGGGTGGTGCGGGACGACGGGGGGCCGATCCGGTTCCGGCACGCCCTGGTACGGGGGCTCATCGGTGTCATCGAGATTCTGCTGACGCTCGGCGTGGTCGCGGTCATCGCGTCGCTCGTCTCCGCGCGCGGGCGGCGGCTCGGTGACGTCTTCGCCGGGACGCTCGTCGTACGGGAGCGGGTGCCCGCGGCGCCGACCGGGTTCGTCCCGC encodes:
- a CDS encoding stage II sporulation protein M, giving the protein MDLDVFVTAHRAEWDRLDTLLGRRRRLTGAEADELVVLYQRAATHLSLIQSSAPDPQLTGRLSQLVARARSAVTGTRRASWRDVTRFFAHSFPAAVYRCRHWWVPTALLSTLVAVLLGWWIGTHPEVQATIAAPSQLRELTRPGGQYETYYSSHPAASFAAQVWTNNAWAAALCLILGVFLGLPVLWILFQNMLNLGVGIGLMSSAGRLDTFLGLILPHGLLELTAVFVAAGTGLRLGWTLIDPGPRTRRSALAEEGRAALGMAIGLALVLFVSGAIEGFVTPSGLPTWARITIGVLAELAFLVYVYVVGGRAAREGDTGDVEQAERSAAVPTAA
- a CDS encoding RDD family protein, which codes for MSELVTGEAVALELRPAKLPSRALAVLLDLVVAVVAYIVVTIGVVAATASLDEAAQAALSVGLFVLLLVGGPIAVETLSHGRSLGKLACGLRVVRDDGGPIRFRHALVRGLIGVIEILLTLGVVAVIASLVSARGRRLGDVFAGTLVVRERVPAAPTGFVPPPPPWLAGRFSALDLSAVPDGLWLSVRQYLTRMQTLDPQVGWSMAQRLAAEVAGRTGAPVPPGVPPAAYLAAVLHERQTREARRAFAATPPAGDHPGVIPGTMPVPQETAPYRPEPAEPYRPVSQDPPAEDRSGDARPSTGFVPPA